From Thermodesulforhabdus norvegica, a single genomic window includes:
- the ldhH gene encoding L-lactate dehydrogenase (quinone) large subunit LdhH — MERSPRSIKKYRSDLAKALENEYLRTTLDNFALSYREARGRAFEGIDFEGLRLELGSSRQSAVEKLEELYARFKEKAEEKGAVVYRARTALEANEIIHRIAQDAGARKIVKSKSMTAEEIFLNAYLEKRGYRVVETDLGEWIIQLCGHGPSHMVMPAIHLCRRDVAEIFQKYTGQPIDPEDIGAMVALARRELRKEFIEAHVGISGANFAVAETGTLGIVTNEGNARLVTTLPPVHIALVGLDKLVPDTGTALRILRLLPRNATGQPISTYVTWISGAVPWNGDEGGQKRLYIVFLDNGRSEIAKDPIFGEVLRCIRCGACANVCPIYRLVGGHNYGHVYIGAIGLILTYFYHGAENDEALVRNCLNCQACKEVCPVGIDLPYLIKETYGKVLEYRGRKPVKNLVLAKVLKNRRLFHFLLRRARLIQKPIADSDGMIRHLPFFFMKEHSFRSLPSITAHPFRDRWPSVKPEPGAEREKVGFFAGCLIDFVYPEQAESAMKIFERLGVSVTFPEGQTCCGLPALMASEKETARLVALQNIGAFARDASDCRYIVTLCASCGSHMKENYPRLFYTPEERSRAVEFSKKIVDFSSFVLGLMGDDEKSFFSSSGETVTYHAPCHLCRGLKVKEAPRRLISVAGYVYAPCPEEEVCCGLGGSYSLEFPEISRELLSKKLDDVLSAGARYLVTDCPGCLLQLRGGMDRRGNPVRVLHMAELLAKALR; from the coding sequence ATGGAAAGATCGCCCAGAAGCATTAAAAAATACCGAAGTGATTTAGCGAAAGCCTTGGAAAATGAATATCTTCGAACAACCCTGGATAACTTTGCTCTTTCCTACAGAGAAGCCCGGGGGCGCGCCTTTGAGGGTATTGATTTTGAAGGGCTGAGGCTTGAACTCGGCTCTTCCAGACAGTCGGCTGTGGAGAAGCTGGAAGAGCTGTACGCCCGTTTCAAGGAGAAAGCCGAAGAGAAAGGTGCCGTGGTTTATCGGGCCCGTACTGCTCTTGAGGCCAATGAGATTATCCACAGGATAGCTCAGGACGCCGGAGCGCGGAAAATTGTCAAGTCAAAATCCATGACCGCCGAAGAGATTTTTCTCAACGCCTATCTGGAAAAAAGAGGCTACCGGGTGGTGGAAACCGATCTGGGCGAGTGGATTATTCAGCTCTGCGGTCATGGTCCTTCTCATATGGTTATGCCGGCCATTCATCTTTGTCGCAGGGATGTGGCCGAGATTTTTCAGAAATATACGGGTCAGCCGATAGATCCGGAAGACATTGGAGCAATGGTTGCCCTTGCGAGGAGAGAGCTGAGGAAAGAATTTATTGAGGCTCATGTGGGCATATCAGGGGCCAACTTTGCCGTTGCCGAAACGGGGACGCTGGGCATAGTTACAAATGAAGGCAATGCACGCCTCGTGACGACCCTTCCTCCCGTACACATTGCCCTTGTAGGTCTGGATAAGCTTGTGCCTGACACAGGAACGGCTCTTCGTATTCTCAGGCTTCTTCCACGCAACGCAACAGGTCAGCCCATTTCTACCTACGTTACCTGGATATCCGGTGCGGTTCCATGGAACGGAGACGAAGGCGGGCAGAAAAGACTTTACATTGTGTTTCTGGACAACGGAAGAAGTGAGATTGCGAAGGACCCGATCTTCGGTGAAGTACTTCGATGTATCCGCTGTGGTGCCTGCGCTAACGTTTGCCCGATCTACAGGCTGGTGGGCGGTCACAATTACGGTCACGTTTACATAGGAGCCATAGGGCTTATTCTGACCTACTTTTATCACGGAGCCGAAAACGACGAGGCCCTGGTGCGCAACTGCCTTAACTGCCAGGCCTGCAAAGAAGTTTGTCCGGTGGGTATTGACCTTCCGTACCTGATTAAGGAAACCTACGGGAAGGTGCTGGAATACAGGGGAAGAAAACCGGTAAAAAACCTGGTTCTTGCAAAGGTTCTCAAGAATCGCCGGCTTTTTCACTTTCTTTTAAGGCGGGCAAGGTTAATCCAGAAACCCATTGCCGACTCCGATGGGATGATCAGGCATCTACCGTTCTTTTTCATGAAAGAACACTCCTTTCGTAGCCTCCCGTCAATAACGGCTCATCCCTTCAGAGACAGATGGCCTTCTGTGAAGCCTGAACCCGGGGCTGAAAGGGAAAAGGTCGGTTTTTTTGCAGGGTGTTTGATTGATTTTGTTTATCCGGAACAGGCCGAAAGTGCCATGAAGATCTTTGAAAGGCTTGGAGTCTCGGTAACCTTCCCGGAAGGTCAGACTTGCTGTGGCCTGCCGGCCCTGATGGCCTCCGAAAAAGAGACCGCCCGCCTTGTGGCGCTTCAAAACATTGGGGCCTTTGCCAGAGATGCTTCCGACTGCCGTTACATTGTGACCCTCTGTGCCTCCTGCGGCTCTCATATGAAGGAAAATTATCCCAGGCTTTTTTACACACCGGAGGAACGGAGCAGGGCGGTTGAGTTCTCTAAAAAAATCGTGGATTTTAGCTCCTTTGTGCTGGGCTTAATGGGAGATGACGAAAAGTCCTTTTTTTCGTCATCAGGGGAAACTGTGACCTATCATGCCCCCTGCCATCTATGCCGTGGTCTTAAGGTCAAGGAGGCTCCGAGAAGGCTCATCTCTGTTGCCGGTTATGTTTATGCGCCCTGCCCGGAAGAAGAGGTTTGTTGCGGTCTGGGAGGCTCTTATTCTCTGGAGTTCCCGGAGATCTCACGGGAGCTTCTTTCAAAAAAGCTTGATGATGTGCTGTCCGCGGGCGCCAGGTATCTCGTTACCGATTGCCCGGGTTGTTTGCTTCAGCTTCGCGGCGGTATGGATCGAAGGGGTAATCCCGTTAGGGTCCTTCACATGGCAGAGTTGCTTGCTAAGGCATTAAGATAA